From Candidatus Flexicrinis proximus:
CTCGATGGCGGACATCTGGGCGACGGCGAAACCGACCCCGGCGGCGAAATCGTCCTCAGTGAACATATTCGTCTGGCCGGTACGGGCTTCGCGCGCGGCGACGCGCTGCTGCTGCTTTTTGCGCTTCTCGCCGGCGAGGTCGTCGTCAATGTCGGACAGGCTGGTGCCGACCAGACTGTTACCGACGCGGATGTGATGGTCGAGGAAGGAGAGCGGCTTGCCTTTGGCCAGCGTGGTCAGCCACATGCTGAGTTTGGCGAGTTCGACGGCGAGCGGATTGATGTCGACGGCGTAGATGCAGGCGCTGGCGACCTGACGCTTCCAGTAGATCAGTTCGTCCTCTTTACCGAGGTCGGCCGGGTGGAGGGCGAGGTCGCGCATCTTCTCGGCAATGAAGGCGGTCGCGTCGACCACAAAGTGACCGCTGCCGGTGGCGGGGTCGAGGATATTGAGGGACAGCACGTCGCGAATAAGGGCGGATGAGTCGTGTACGTGCCACAACCCTGCTTCATCAAGGTGCGCGTAACGGGCGAAAATCCCGGAGAGCAGGGGATCGATGGTCTTTTCGACAATGAAGCGCACGATGTAGTCCGGGGTGTAGTAGCTGCCGGTGACTTTGCGCTCGTTGCTGCCGGTGCGGAGATAGACCTCACCGGGCTGTTTAATGATGGCTTCGCCCGGTCTGGCGGCGGAGTAGAAGTCTTTCTTGTCCTGTTTCTTCAGGGTGAGCGGCACGGTGGCGATATCGAGGTCGTATTCGAGCAGCTTCTCGTAGATCGAGCCGAGGTGGCGGACTTCGAGGTCGCGGTAGTCGACAAAGGCGCGTTTGACACGCCGACCCTCGTCCACGTCGACGCGGGCCAAGCGGTCGAGGGCGGGGACAAGGAAGGCGTCACCGACCGACTTTTCGGCCAGAAAGCGGTGATCGGCGTCGGAGAAGAGCTTGCCGTTATAGGCAGGCATGCCCAGGCGCGGGTCGCCCTGATCGACGGCGAAAAAGAGCTCGCGCAGGCGGTTGTATGTTTCGGCACGGTCGGGACTGAGGTCAACCTTGTGGTCGATCTGGTGGGCGACGGTGGTCTTGATGGCCTTGAGGCTGGCCTGATCGGTGTACTCGCGATTTTCGTAGAGCGGCAGGATTTCGCGGCTCTCGGCGAAGAAGATGAAGAGCAGACGATAGAGCAGGACGAGACTCTGCTCGTAAATCTCGCGCAGGGTGGCCGGGTCGGCGGCGAGGGCGTTGCGGCGGTAGTTCAGGAAGCCCTGAGCGATCATTTCCAGCGCGTCATAGACTTCGTTTTCCAGTTTGTCGGTCAGCTTTTGCGCGAAATCTTCGCTGCCGCTCAATACCCTGCCCAGCCAGTCAGAGGTGAAGGCGGCCTGACAGAAGAAGGCATAGAAGTAGCGGAACCGGTCGACATCGCCATTGAGAAGCACGTCGAGGTCGACGGCGTAGAAAACGTTGTGCTTGCTGGTATCGCGGTGGTAAAGACGCCAGTAGCGGCCATCGGTGAGGATGCCCCACGGACGCTCGCTGTAGCGGAGGTATTCATCGATCTGTTGACTGGGGTTGCGCTCCCCCGGCGCGGACTGGTCGAGGTTTACGCCCCAGCGCTTGGCATCGGCTACGCCCAGCGCATGCGCGATCTGCTCCGGCGTGTAAATCTGGCTGGTGACGGCGCGCGCCTCGTCGGCGGTGCGGTAGAGCGCATAGTCGGGCTGGCGGAAACCGCGATCACGGAAGCGGATTTTGACCTGCACGGCGTAATGATGGCCGAGGATCGACAGGACGGGACGCACCCAGAGCTCTTCCAGCTGCGCTTCGTCGAGCGCGGCGGGGTTGAGGGTTTCGCGAGCGCCTTGATCCGGTTCATGGCGGTCCTGGCATCGGCGAACGCTGCCGACCATTCGGACATGGCCGGTACCTTTTCATCGAGGTAGTAGTCGGCGAAGAGGCCGCGATTCAGATGGGTGGTGCCAAGCAGCGGATTTTCAGTCATCGGTTATCTGCCGTAGTCGTTGCCGGTTGAGTCAATAAAACACACGGGATCGCGTATGGCGGCGAGTCCCTGCTAATACACGTCAGGGTACAGCGTCATTATAGCGCGGGCGGATGGATGAGTCGTGACTATGACGAAAGCGATGTTTTTTCTTTGAAATCGCCGGTCAAAACGACGATCAGACAAAGCCGCGGCTCTCCTTTCAGCGGTTGGGCGCTGAGTGTTCGGGCGTTCATTGGACGATGGAGTCAGCATAGCATGGAAGGTGCAGAGACTCAGAAACAAATGTTCGAACATTTGTTCGAACATTTGTTCGAACAGATTTTGAGGGAAGAAAGACGGTAAAAGAAGTGAAAAGCAACCTCACCCCCGGCCCCTCTCCATGCTGGAGAGGGGAGAAAAGAAGGGAGGGAAGTGAAAAGAAGTGGGAGAAGGGCGGCGGCGGGGTGGCGGGGACAAATCCTGCCGGTTACCCGTCGATGTGAAAGGCGGTTGAAACCGCCTCGCCGCGGCGGGCGCACCGGGCAACCCCTGGCAGCGCATCGGGCATGACACGTCATGCTCCTACGGGGGCGATGGGGGTTGGGGGGAGAAAAGCGGCGGGCGGGGTTTAACGAGGGACGGCATGCATGCCGTCCCTCCGGGCAGGGGTTTTGCGGTTATTCCACCGTCACGCTTTTGGCGAGGTTGCGGGGCTGGTCGACATCGGTGCCGCGCCAGACGGCGATGTGATAGGCCAGAAGCTGCATGGGCAGAACGGTCATCACGGGGGAGAGCAGCGGCGGACAGGCGGGCAGATACAGGACGTGGTCGGCCTTGGAGGCGATAGTGGCGTCGCCTTCGGTGGCGATGGCGATGACCCGGCCGCCGCGCGCCTTGACCTGCTCGATCTGCGAGATCATCTTGTCGTACAGCGCGTCCTGGAGGGCGATGGCGACCACCGGCATATCGGCGTCGATCAGGGCGATCGGGCCGTGCTTCATCTCGCCGGCGGGATAGCCCTCGGCGTGAATATAGCTGATCTCCTTGAGTTTGAGGGCGCCTTCGAGGGCGATGGGGTACTGAATGCCGCGTCCGAGGAACAGGAAGTCGCGGAATCCGTAGAGCGAGCCGGACAGCAGGCGAATCTCGTCGTCAAGCTGGATGACGCGGCCGAGGATGTCGGGCAGGCGCGCCAAATCCTCGACATACTGGCGGCGGAGGGCGGCGGTCAGCACGCCGCGCGCCTCGCCCAGGGTGAGCGCGAGCAGATACTGGTCGACGATGCTGGCGGTGAAGGTCTTGGTGCTGGCGACGCCGATTTCCGGGCCGACGTTCATGGGGATGAAGCCATCGGCGAGGCGCATGGCCTGGCTGCCGATGGAATTGACGATGCTCCAGACGGTGGAGCCGTTGGCGCGGGCGTGTTCCATGGCGGCCAGGGTGTCGACGGTCTCGCCGGATTGGGTGATGGCCAGCACGGCGGTGCCGGGCGTGAGGAGCGGATCGCGGTAGCGGTATTCGCTGCCGTACTCGACCTCGACGGCCACGCGCGCCAGCTTTTCCAGATAGAACTTGCCGACGAGGGCGCTGTAGTAGCTGGTGCCGCAGGCCACGCTGACGACACGGTTGATCGAGGCGGCGTGCTCGGGGGTCAGGTTCAGGTCGTGCAGGACGATCTGCGCGTGCTCGCGGTCGACGCGACCGGCGAGCGTATCGGTGATGCCGCGCGCCTGCTCGAAGATTTCCTTCTGCATGAAGTGTTTGAACTCACCCTTGGCGGCGCTTACGGCGTCGAAGGCGATGTGGTGGACCTGCGGCTTGATCATGGCGCCGTCGAGGGTGGTAATGGTGGTGGTGTCGGCGCGGATGACGGCCATGTGGCGGTGCTCAAGGTAGATGATGCGGCGGGTGTGCTCCAGAATGGCCGGGATGTCGCTGGCGATGAAGTTTTCGCCGTCGCCCAGCCCGACCGCCACGCCGCCGGCATTGCCGATGCGGATGGCGATCAAGAGGTGCGGGCGGCGGGTGGGGAGGACGACAATGGCGTGGGCGCCGGTCAGCCGGGCGACGGCCTCGCGCACCGCCTCAACAATCGACTCCTCGTCGTCGGCCTGCTGGGCATATTTTTCGATCAGGTGGACGATGACTTCGGTGTCGGTCTCGCTGGTGAAGGTGACGCCATCGCGCAGGAGTTCTTCCTTGAGCGGCAGGTAATTCTCGACGATGCCGTTGTGAACCAGCACGAAGTCGCCGTTCATGCTGATGTGGGGGTGCGCGTTGCGTTCGGCGGGGACGCCGTGGGTGGCCCAGCGGGTGTGGCCGATGCCGATATGGCCGTCGACCGGATTTCTGGCGACGGTGGCGCGCAGATTGGCCAGCTTGCCGACATCACGGCGGATCTGCACGCCGCCGCCGTTTTGTACGGCCAGCCCGGCCGAGTCGTAGCCGCGGTATTCGAGACGGCCCAAGCCGTCCAAAATAATCGGCGCAGCGTCCCGCCCGCCAACATAGCCTACTATTCCACACATGGGGTCTTTCCCTCCTGGGAATGCGCGAACAGCAAAGCATTGGAGGCGCTGCCCCCAAACCTCCGCCGGAGGGTGCAAGCCCCCGGACCTCCCCCACTCGGCGTTTGACACCGCTTACGGGGTCAAACACAATTGAGAGGTGCAGGAGTGACAACTCCTGCCGGGGTATGGGGGAGAACCCCATGCCCTTTCTCTTCGCATACGGTTAGGCGTTCACGCGCCGCGCGGGTTGTCGCGCCCGTTGCCGGGGCCTTTGACGCGCAGCTTGCTTGTGGGAGGGAAAACACAGGAGGGTGAACGCCCCCCGGGCGGCATCCGTTGACTGTCGATCACCGCCACCTCGTCACCCATCCGGCGGGGATGCCGGGCGGGCCAAACGCTATGCTCCCTCGTGGTGCAGGGTCTCCAGAGTGATTGAATGGTAAGCCTAATCAAAACACGGGACGGCGAAGGCGTCAAGGGATGCTTTGTCCGGCATTCCCGCTTCAGAGTTGGGTATACTGTATGAAAGCGAATGTGGAGAAGCTCGAATGATGACCCCACTCACCCTGACGCTGCCGCAGGACATTACAGAACAGGCCCAGGCGATTGCCGATTTGACCGAGCGACCGGTTGAGGAGGTCGTCATAGAGTATTTGCGTACGCTGCGCGCCCCGGATTCAACACTCCCGCATGATATCCGCTCAGAACTTGACGCGCTGCAATACCTGTCCGACGATGCGTTATGGGTCATCGCCCGCGAACAGCTTGCGAGTGCAGCACAGAAGCGCGCGGACGAATTGCTCGGCGAGCGCGATCCTGACCGGATGGGGCGGGAGTTGCAGGAAGAGCTGTCAGCAATCCTCGACCGCGCCGATCGGATTATGCTGCGGAAAGCCGAAGCCGCGGTGCTTCTGAAGCGGCGGGGTTACGAAGTCACGCCGGACTTGCTCTAGAACCAGCATGAGCGATCCTTCCCGTGCACAGCTGCGGCACCTAGTCTATGACCGGGCCAATGGCATCTGCGAGTACTGCCGGACAAGTGAAGCCAACACAGGTCAGACGATGCAGGTCGATCACATCGACCCACAGGGGGGTGACAGCCCGGACAATCTGTGTCTTGCCTGCATGAACTGTAACGCGAGCAAACACAAGGCAACTACCGCGCTCGATCCCATCACTCAAGCGAACGTTCCTTTGTACAATCCCAGAATTCAGGTGTGGTCAGAGCATTTCGAGTGGATAAACGACGCAACCCTAGTTCACGGATTGACACCAACGGGCCGGGCAACGGTGGCCCGCCTACGCGTCAACCGCCCGATGATGATCTCCGCGCGACAGCGATGGGTCGAGCTCCGACATCACCCGCCGGACTAGAGAACCCTACGGCGAGAACTGTACCTCGTAGCGTTTGGCCTCCGGCTCGACGAAACGCACGAGGCGTTCGGCTTCGTCGAGCGCGGCGGCACGGTCGGAGGCCGGAAAAGGCGCGAAGGGCTTGATGGCGAGGGTGGCGATCCCCTTTTTCAGTTCCGTCTTCCATGTCGCGCCGACGAACCCGTCGACCAGCAGCGTGGGGCGGAAGCGCAGATTGCTGGCGACGACCCAGGCAGGGCGGTGTTCATCGGCGATGATGCGCGTGCGTTTTGCGTGCGAGAGCAGGATGTTGTCGAATTCCGGCAGGAAACGCAGCGGCGCGGGAGTCGATTCATCCGGCAGCGGCGCATCCGGCAGGTCGAACAGCTCGCGTTTGCCCTCGTCGCGGTAGACGATCAGGGTGTCGCGCATGGTTTCGACAACGGGCGCGAGACGCTGAATACCCGACCACGTCTGGATATCGGCCACGGTGGCGGGGCCGAACGCGGCCAAATAGCGCCGGATCAGCGCGGGAAGATCGACCGCATCCGGGATGGACTGGCCGAGCCAGGCGTCCGCCAGGGTAAATTTCGCGCTGGCCGGATAGCTCCAGCGCGTGGCGGACGGCACCTGTACCATCGGCAGGTGTGTGCGCACGGTATAGCGCATGGCGGCCACGTCCTGATCGGGGAGCAGGCCGGCGAGATGCTCGCTCAGCTCGGCGAAGGTGCGCGGCTGCTGGCCGATGAACTCCCGGCCGGTGGCGAGCAGTCCCGCGATATCGAGGTCGGCCTCGCCGCGCCTGCCGGTGATCGACGCCTGACTGGCGGACAAGGCGAGCTGGATCGTGGCGCGAAAGCGCAGGTAATCGGCAGCGGTAAAGAGGTGGAGAGTGCCGCGCATCAGGGTGGCTTTGACCACGGCACGCGAGTCGATTTCGCTGGCGAGGTCGCCGCGCGAAAAGCCGGCCAGCCGCGACCAGAGGGCGACAAAGGGGTTGCTGGCCTGCTGGGCCTGCTGGCCGACGAGGCGTTCGATGGCGGCAGTGACGGGGATTGCCTCGCGGGTGAGCAGCATCTGCCGTGCCAGCAGCGCCCGGTTCAGTTCGCGCAGGCTGAGGATGCGTGGAGTCATACCAGTCCTTTCTCGTGAAAAGATGCGCAGGTCTCCGCCCCGAACCCCGTCAAGGGTTGCACCCCATATCATATTACAAAGTGCGGGAGTTAAGCGGTTGCAAGCCCTTTTGTAGGGGCGGCGCCACTACGTTGTTCAAATTATGGCATACTGGCGTTATTGGTGAATAGGAAGGAGAGAAGTCGCATGTCGTTCATCGAAACCATCTCCAAGGCAGATGCCACCGGTACGACCAAAGAAATCTACGACGCGGCTGAAGCGAGCAGCGGGTATATCCCCCACTACGCCGAGCTGTTCGGCCAACGCCCCGAGGTTTATAAGGCATGGCAGAGTCTGATTGCTGCCATCCGCAAGAATCTGCGTCTGCGCCGCTACGAGCTGGTGACGCTGGCCGCCGCCCGCGAGTTGGGCTGCACGTACTGCATGCTGGCACACGGCGACGTCATCCTCAACGCGGGCGAAGTTGACGAAGCGCAGCTCATCGCCATTGCGAACGATTATCACAGCGCACGCCTCGCGCCGGACGAAATGGCCGTGATGGACTTCACGACGAAGGTCATCAGGCATGCCAGCACCGTGACGCAGGCCGACGTCGATCAACTTAAAGGCTTCGGCCTTACCGATGCGGACATCCTCGACATCACGCTGGCAGCCGCCGCGCGCAGCTTCTTCAGCAAAACGCTGGACGCGCTGAACGCCGAACCAGATGCAAAGTATCACTCGCTCAGTCCTGAGCTTCGCGCAGCGCTGGCGCTTGGCCGTCCATTCGCCTAAATATACGGGGTCAAAGGGAGTGTGTCCCTTGCGGGGTGCAGGGGCAGCGTCCCGCGCTCTACTTTTCGTTACCCGTTTTCGGGTCGATGAAGACGAGGGTGCTGGTGGTGGCGTTTTCGACATCGGCGTAGGCGCCGCGCAGGCTGGGGTCGGGGATGGCGAGCGCGAGCTGCTGCATGGCCTCGCGGGTCATCAGCGCCAGCTCGTCGCGCGGGATGCGCGTGCGGCCGTTGAGGGCGAAGCGGAACGGCGGGCCGAAGTGCAGTTGAACGGGCGTGCGCCGGGGGAAGCGGCTCTTGAAGTGCTGGGCGCCACTGAGACCCGCCGGCAGGATGATCGAGTCGGCCTTGGTAGCGACGTAGGTCATGCCGTCCTTCGGCTCGTGAAGGCCTTCCGCCGAGCGCGTGCCTTCCGGGGCGATCAGGATCATCAACCCGCTCTGGAGCAAGGCGATCGAGTTCATGAGGGCTTCGCGGTCGACTTCGCCGCGGCGGACGGCATAGGCGCCGTAAAACCAGAGGAACGGCCCCCAGATCAGGCTGCGGAAATTCTCGATCTTGCTCATTGGCACGACGTAGCGCGAAGTGACGGCGGCCATGCACAGGCCGGGGTCGATGGCGCTGATGTGGTTCATCATGAGGATGGTCGGGCCGCTGGCCGGGATGTTCTCGGCGCCGGTAACGTCAAATTTGATCAGGATGGAGACGACGCGGCGGAGAATCCAATTGAAGACGCTGCGCCGCCAGCGGTAGATCGGCTGGCGGTCGATATAGGCCTGAACGGAGGAAGAGAAAGCGGACGACATGCGGCCGATTATACGGGTAAGGCGGGGCCGCGCGAAAGGGAGAGCGTGCGGGCGTGCTACCCCGGTGGGACAGATGCCGCGAAGAAGGAGTCGATGGCGGCGGCGACCTCGTCGGGATGGGTGACCGTCGGGACATGCCCTGCTCCGCTGACCACGTGCAGGCGCGCATTGGGCAGCTGGCCAACCAGCCAACGAGCGGCGTCAAGCGGGAGAAGGCGATCGTGTTCGCCATGGATGACCAGCACCGGAAGCTGAATCTGAGGGAGCTGGGCGCGCAGATCGATGCCGAGCATGACCTCAAACAGCCGGATGGCCGAGTCCTGCGGGGCGCGTTCAAGGATCTGGCGGCCCCAACGCCGCACGGCCTCGCCGGTCGACGGGGTTACGCAGTTGTCGACGAACTGGGCGATGGCCGCCGGATAATTGGCCTTCAGGGCGGTCACAAACGGATGCTCCCCCGCCGGGGCGGGCTGATAGTAGAGGCCATCGACCAGGACCAGCCCGCTGAAGCGCTGGGGCGCCTGGAGTGCCGCGGTCAGGGCGACGACCGCGCCCGCCGACTCGGCGGCCAGCACACAGCGCTCGATGTTGAAGGCATCCAGGACGGCGAAGAGATCGGCGACGAGCGCGTCCAGCGAGATCGAGCCGGCTGGGGCGACAGTGGTGCCCGTCCCGCGATGATCGTAAGCGACGGTGCGCCAGGAGGCGCTCAACGGCCCGAAGGGCAGCGTCCAGAGCTCCCAACTGCCGGTCCAGCCGCCATGGGCGACCAGCGTGCGCGGCGCGGTGCCGAACGAGACGGTAAAGAGTTGAGCGCCGTCATGTGTGATGAACATAAGAAACCTGTCTGTGGCGATGAACGGCGCAAGTGAGCATAGTGGGACGAATTATATGGGATTTGGTTCTCCAGCGCTTACCTCTCGCCACGCGGTGCAGCCGGCGGACATCCGGCCAATGAAGCCGGTGTCTATTTCCGCTGGCGCGTTTGCGGCTTTTGAAGATGTACTGTTTACTGTTTAATGAAACTACTAAAAACGTGAGTTATGGATATAAATTTTGCAGAGGCTCCGCCTCCGCACCGCCGCCAGAGGGCGCAGGGATGCAAATCCCTGGTGGGAATTGGGCTGTAACCCCAAATTTCCCTAACTCACGTTAAAAAAGGGAGAGTCAGCCATGCGCCGCACTGGGATTGCTATGCTCGTCCTGCTCTTCTCCCTTGTCATGCCTGCCTCCGCCCAAGACGATTCGCCGCGCGCCGCGCCGCCCAACGACTCGTTCGTCAATCGAGACGTCATCCATTGGGGCGCTCAAGTCAACGTCTCCAGCCTTGAAGATGCGACCATACAGACCAATGAACCGCTGCCGTCATGCGCGGTCGACGTCAACAATCGCTCGGTGTGGTATCAAATCAGTGTGCCGGCGGGCAAGCTGCGCATCAGGCCGCTCTCTCTCACGCACGATGTCCTCGTCACGCTGTACGAGGGGACGGGATCGATTGTTGATCTGAATGAACTCGCGTGTGAGTTCGTGCCCACCGGTATGCTGGGCGATTTGTCGAAAAAGCTTGAGCCAGGGACATATATCGTCCGCTTTGCCAGCGGCGACAGCACACCGCTCCCCGCCATGACGATGGAGTTCAATATCACGCTGACCCCTCCTGCCGGAATCGCCGCGCCGCCGAACAAGAGCCCGCAGACTTCGCTGGGCCTCGTCTTCAATAAGGCGGTGACGACGCCGAATATGGAATACGCCGTACCATACCTCTCAACGATCACGTCGTGTGGCGGAAACGTCATTGGCAATTCGCTTTTCTATACATTTACGCTGCCGAGCCAAAGTCAGGTCAACATTTCCAGTGAAGGCTCGGCACTCGGTTATGCGCCGGTGGATTACCGAACCACAACGGTAATGAGGCTTTCCTTGCAGACCGCACCGAATGCATATAGCCAAGTCGGCTGCAATGCCGGTGCAGGGGTGAGTGGAGCGGCCCGCCTCGACCTCACACTGGATGCCGGTAAATATGTCATTGAGCTTGGCCACACTTCTACCAGCCTCACTGCTTCGTCCAGCGGCGTCGTCAGGGTTGTGGTCGATGAGCTTGAGGTGCTGGTCAATGGCGGCTTCGAGGCGGATTTGGCGGGCTGGAAGCTGACGAACGCCACCACGGATGCGATTTTCACCGGCGCGCAAGCAATCACCGGCAATAAATCGTTCCGCTTCGTCGGCGGCCCGAACGAGGCGACCCAACTCAAGCAGAAGATACCGCTTTCGATGATCAAAATGGGGCCGAATTCGCTGCTTGAGTGGCGCGCAACGCTGGAATGTACCACTGTCCCGGAAAAGGACATGACGATAAAGATCAAAGCGATCTACGCCGACGGTGCGACGGAAACAAAGAGCTTTCCGCTTCTTGTTCCTACATTCACGGGGCTTCCTGTCGCCGACACAGCAACCGTATTGCTGAAGCGCGCGAAACCCATTAGCCTGCAAATAACCATCAAGAACACTGCGGGTTTCGGCGACTGTCTGCTGGACGACCTTGGGCTAATTGTGATTTCAACCTATGGTGCGCGCGGTGTGCTGCCGCTGCCAGTGCCGCCGAGAAACGGCGGCTGACCATCACCTATGCGTTTCACTGCCCCACGCCGCGCGTAGTTTCGCATACGCGACGTCCATCGCTTCAGGAATGACGCGCGTGTCGCCGACAGCGGTCATAAAGTTGGCGTCGCCCGACCAGCGCGGCACGACGTGGAAGTGGTAGTGGGCGGCGATACCGGCCCCGGCCGCCGCGCCCAGATTGACGCCGAGGTTGAAGCCGTGCGGGGCGTAGACCTGGCGCAGTGCCGCCAGCGCCTTGTTGACCGTCAGCATGATGTCGGTCAACAAGGCAGGCGGGAAGCCTTCCTGGGTGGCGACGTGTTCGTAGGGGATGACCATCAGGTGACCGCTGCTGTAGGGGAACAGGTTGAGCATGACGTAGACGTGCTCGGAGCGGCCGATAATCAGATCGCGTGCGTCACTTTCAGGCGTGCCGTGCTGTTTGCCGCAGAAGATGCAGGAGCCGTCGGGCGGTTTGGTCGCGCCGGTGATGTAATTCATGCGCCACGGGGTAAAGAGATGATCCATGAAAGGTCTTTCTGGCTGATGTGAATGACTCTAAGTGTATAGCGGGGGATGACCGGCGACCAGAACCAGCGGATTCAGAGGGCGGTCCGGGCTGCTAATACCCGGCCGTAGGCGAAAACCAACCGCGATCCAACGTCGTGTTCGATTGACAGGCGCGGCGAAAACCCATACACTGTTACAGCACATGTGTTCTAAAATTCAAGGGGGATAATATGCTTCAGACTGTATGGATCGAACTGCCGGTCAAGGACATCGAGCGGGCGCTCAAGTTCTATTCGGCCGTGTTTCAACTCAGCGGCATCGAAATCCGCGACGACGGCACGC
This genomic window contains:
- a CDS encoding N-6 DNA methylase; the encoded protein is MVGSVRRCQDRHEPDQGARETLNPAALDEAQLEELWVRPVLSILGHHYAVQVKIRFRDRGFRQPDYALYRTADEARAVTSQIYTPEQIAHALGVADAKRWGVNLDQSAPGERNPSQQIDEYLRYSERPWGILTDGRYWRLYHRDTSKHNVFYAVDLDVLLNGDVDRFRYFYAFFCQAAFTSDWLGRVLSGSEDFAQKLTDKLENEVYDALEMIAQGFLNYRRNALAADPATLREIYEQSLVLLYRLLFIFFAESREILPLYENREYTDQASLKAIKTTVAHQIDHKVDLSPDRAETYNRLRELFFAVDQGDPRLGMPAYNGKLFSDADHRFLAEKSVGDAFLVPALDRLARVDVDEGRRVKRAFVDYRDLEVRHLGSIYEKLLEYDLDIATVPLTLKKQDKKDFYSAARPGEAIIKQPGEVYLRTGSNERKVTGSYYTPDYIVRFIVEKTIDPLLSGIFARYAHLDEAGLWHVHDSSALIRDVLSLNILDPATGSGHFVVDATAFIAEKMRDLALHPADLGKEDELIYWKRQVASACIYAVDINPLAVELAKLSMWLTTLAKGKPLSFLDHHIRVGNSLVGTSLSDIDDDLAGEKRKKQQQRVAAREARTGQTNMFTEDDFAAGVGFAVAQMSAIESTIADDVGSVKRQEQLYTGLVARLSQWQQAADVWTARAFGLALTQQQWEAVRRFTVSGQTLPEVDRIVAQARQIAAQQRFFHWELAFPEIFFDAGASHPPAPASMPSSATRPMSARNASRRSSRFCSRSIRYSAARQTYSCTSTNAGWNSSGRSACLANITSGTYTNSDSAKPFREYIHASAAPEWVANFGENQPFKGAEMVYPTIAVLRRGRSLPTFRNLFIEGNVRHSDLGDALNAGAWEDSSSETTGMEEWRFQTVELTQVTLKIFEGSATLRDKVAGYYRGITTGLNEAFVIGQHTYDQLVGSSPNSRDLLKAMNRGQDLRPWYQISGDEYLVWAYQGVNIANYPAIYKHLSQFRDTLGQRWEPRNGECEWFELRPCSYYHEFDTCKIVWADISKLPRFSWNDAKTYLNNTGFFISNATFSMLALLQSRVIWYAISQIATPLRLRGGLWQYRVLPQTVERLPIPDLTAEQETGLAAIAEEITALARQRYQAHESFRHTLSADFAAGQPIVSGRRLYEWWTLPDDRALSDELKKLFKTEIPLGKRAEWRAFLADQQAGHQRLTGQIVALETRLNDIVYDAFGLTPDERRLIEDSTKYPYGEV
- the glmS gene encoding glutamine--fructose-6-phosphate transaminase (isomerizing); protein product: MCGIVGYVGGRDAAPIILDGLGRLEYRGYDSAGLAVQNGGGVQIRRDVGKLANLRATVARNPVDGHIGIGHTRWATHGVPAERNAHPHISMNGDFVLVHNGIVENYLPLKEELLRDGVTFTSETDTEVIVHLIEKYAQQADDEESIVEAVREAVARLTGAHAIVVLPTRRPHLLIAIRIGNAGGVAVGLGDGENFIASDIPAILEHTRRIIYLEHRHMAVIRADTTTITTLDGAMIKPQVHHIAFDAVSAAKGEFKHFMQKEIFEQARGITDTLAGRVDREHAQIVLHDLNLTPEHAASINRVVSVACGTSYYSALVGKFYLEKLARVAVEVEYGSEYRYRDPLLTPGTAVLAITQSGETVDTLAAMEHARANGSTVWSIVNSIGSQAMRLADGFIPMNVGPEIGVASTKTFTASIVDQYLLALTLGEARGVLTAALRRQYVEDLARLPDILGRVIQLDDEIRLLSGSLYGFRDFLFLGRGIQYPIALEGALKLKEISYIHAEGYPAGEMKHGPIALIDADMPVVAIALQDALYDKMISQIEQVKARGGRVIAIATEGDATIASKADHVLYLPACPPLLSPVMTVLPMQLLAYHIAVWRGTDVDQPRNLAKSVTVE
- a CDS encoding HNH endonuclease — translated: MSDPSRAQLRHLVYDRANGICEYCRTSEANTGQTMQVDHIDPQGGDSPDNLCLACMNCNASKHKATTALDPITQANVPLYNPRIQVWSEHFEWINDATLVHGLTPTGRATVARLRVNRPMMISARQRWVELRHHPPD
- a CDS encoding AlkZ family DNA glycosylase — its product is MTPRILSLRELNRALLARQMLLTREAIPVTAAIERLVGQQAQQASNPFVALWSRLAGFSRGDLASEIDSRAVVKATLMRGTLHLFTAADYLRFRATIQLALSASQASITGRRGEADLDIAGLLATGREFIGQQPRTFAELSEHLAGLLPDQDVAAMRYTVRTHLPMVQVPSATRWSYPASAKFTLADAWLGQSIPDAVDLPALIRRYLAAFGPATVADIQTWSGIQRLAPVVETMRDTLIVYRDEGKRELFDLPDAPLPDESTPAPLRFLPEFDNILLSHAKRTRIIADEHRPAWVVASNLRFRPTLLVDGFVGATWKTELKKGIATLAIKPFAPFPASDRAAALDEAERLVRFVEPEAKRYEVQFSP
- a CDS encoding peroxidase-related enzyme (This protein belongs to a clade of uncharacterized proteins related to peroxidases such as the alkylhydroperoxidase AhpD.); translation: MSFIETISKADATGTTKEIYDAAEASSGYIPHYAELFGQRPEVYKAWQSLIAAIRKNLRLRRYELVTLAAARELGCTYCMLAHGDVILNAGEVDEAQLIAIANDYHSARLAPDEMAVMDFTTKVIRHASTVTQADVDQLKGFGLTDADILDITLAAAARSFFSKTLDALNAEPDAKYHSLSPELRAALALGRPFA
- a CDS encoding 1-acyl-sn-glycerol-3-phosphate acyltransferase, producing the protein MSSAFSSSVQAYIDRQPIYRWRRSVFNWILRRVVSILIKFDVTGAENIPASGPTILMMNHISAIDPGLCMAAVTSRYVVPMSKIENFRSLIWGPFLWFYGAYAVRRGEVDREALMNSIALLQSGLMILIAPEGTRSAEGLHEPKDGMTYVATKADSIILPAGLSGAQHFKSRFPRRTPVQLHFGPPFRFALNGRTRIPRDELALMTREAMQQLALAIPDPSLRGAYADVENATTSTLVFIDPKTGNEK
- a CDS encoding alpha/beta hydrolase encodes the protein MFITHDGAQLFTVSFGTAPRTLVAHGGWTGSWELWTLPFGPLSASWRTVAYDHRGTGTTVAPAGSISLDALVADLFAVLDAFNIERCVLAAESAGAVVALTAALQAPQRFSGLVLVDGLYYQPAPAGEHPFVTALKANYPAAIAQFVDNCVTPSTGEAVRRWGRQILERAPQDSAIRLFEVMLGIDLRAQLPQIQLPVLVIHGEHDRLLPLDAARWLVGQLPNARLHVVSGAGHVPTVTHPDEVAAAIDSFFAASVPPG
- a CDS encoding HIT domain-containing protein: MDHLFTPWRMNYITGATKPPDGSCIFCGKQHGTPESDARDLIIGRSEHVYVMLNLFPYSSGHLMVIPYEHVATQEGFPPALLTDIMLTVNKALAALRQVYAPHGFNLGVNLGAAAGAGIAAHYHFHVVPRWSGDANFMTAVGDTRVIPEAMDVAYAKLRAAWGSETHR